The proteins below come from a single Campylobacter concisus genomic window:
- the sstT gene encoding serine/threonine transporter SstT, whose protein sequence is MNMLKNIARRYADGNLIVQILVGIILGALVGFYTHYEAAPYNKISAKIQTIQNESGLSIDEVIKTRLSQDEATQLNEAKEKASSANSIAASASVLGDLFKGALKAIAPILVFVLVATSIILRDFGHTKGMQKIITLYLIGTFLAAVVAVIASFLFPVELSLKGLASADMSAPQGITNVLKDLIYKMVENPINALANGNYIGIITWAVGSGIALRNSTAETKKVFKDISDGVTHIVKFIIRLAPFGIFGMVAISIHETGFEVLAGYLKLILVLVGAMLVVAFIIYPAMVFVLTRKNPYPLVMICLKESAISAFFTRSSAANIPVNMALCKKLGLKEELYSISIPLGATINMGGAAVTISILALTAVNSIPSITVTFGDALLLCFISALGACGASGVAGGSLLLVPLACGLFGISNDIAMQFVTVGFTIGVIQDSVETALNSSSDVLFTAVASETSN, encoded by the coding sequence ATGAATATGCTTAAAAACATAGCAAGAAGATACGCCGATGGAAATTTGATAGTTCAAATTTTAGTTGGTATCATCCTAGGTGCCCTAGTTGGCTTTTACACACACTACGAAGCAGCTCCTTATAACAAGATCTCGGCCAAAATTCAAACTATTCAAAACGAGAGTGGTTTGAGCATAGATGAAGTTATAAAAACTCGCCTTAGTCAAGATGAAGCCACACAGCTAAACGAAGCCAAAGAAAAAGCTAGCTCAGCTAATTCTATTGCAGCTTCAGCTTCAGTTTTAGGCGATTTATTTAAAGGCGCTTTAAAAGCTATCGCACCAATTCTTGTCTTTGTTTTAGTGGCAACATCCATCATTTTAAGAGATTTTGGCCATACAAAAGGTATGCAAAAGATCATTACACTCTATCTAATTGGTACATTTTTAGCAGCCGTTGTTGCAGTTATTGCTAGTTTCTTATTCCCAGTGGAGCTTTCTTTAAAAGGTCTTGCAAGTGCTGATATGTCAGCGCCTCAGGGAATTACCAATGTTTTAAAAGATCTCATTTATAAAATGGTCGAAAATCCAATAAACGCCCTTGCAAATGGCAACTATATAGGCATCATTACCTGGGCAGTAGGCAGTGGTATAGCACTTAGAAATTCCACAGCTGAGACCAAAAAAGTATTTAAAGACATAAGCGATGGCGTGACTCATATCGTTAAATTTATCATTAGACTAGCTCCGTTTGGTATCTTTGGTATGGTAGCTATTAGCATTCATGAAACTGGATTTGAAGTACTTGCAGGATATCTAAAACTGATTTTAGTTCTTGTTGGAGCAATGCTTGTTGTCGCATTTATCATCTATCCAGCCATGGTTTTTGTATTAACTAGAAAAAATCCTTATCCACTTGTCATGATCTGCCTAAAAGAGAGCGCTATTTCAGCATTTTTTACAAGAAGCTCGGCCGCAAATATCCCTGTAAATATGGCACTTTGCAAAAAGCTTGGTCTAAAAGAGGAGCTTTACTCGATCTCGATCCCACTAGGTGCCACCATAAACATGGGCGGTGCAGCAGTTACCATTAGTATCCTAGCGCTTACTGCGGTAAATTCTATCCCATCTATCACAGTTACATTTGGCGATGCGCTACTTCTTTGCTTCATCTCAGCTCTTGGTGCGTGCGGCGCATCTGGTGTGGCTGGCGGCTCACTTCTTTTAGTGCCATTAGCGTGCGGTCTTTTTGGTATCAGCAATGACATCGCTATGCAGTTTGTCACAGTTGGCTTTACCATTGGTGTCATCCAAGACTCAGTTGAAACTGCGCTAAATAG
- the metK gene encoding methionine adenosyltransferase, whose translation MYLFTSEVVSPGHPDKCADIIADSIVDTILTQDPNGRVASEVFVAGKNIVIGGEINSKVKLSYKDYEKIVKDALAHIGYDGKSNFTKEQCLHPDDIEVKVCLNQQSPDINQGVDQSSGEIGAGDQGIMFGFASCEAKEFMPAAITYARMLCEKVYKFAKANPDRLGVDIKTQVTIDYGSKDNFENCKPQSIHTIVVSAPCVESMKIEELRALIQNLIDETGLPKELYNKEKTIIYINPTGRYVNHSSLHDSGLTGRKLIVDSFGGYSPIGGGAQSSKDYTKVDRSGLYAARWIAKNIVAAGLAKKCIVQISYAIGVAKPTSVSVDTMGTHANGVNDDMLSNFVSEHFALTPRWITNKFGLDKPSKDTFLYAKVAAKGQVGNAKYPWEKLDAVDTFKALLKK comes from the coding sequence ATGTATCTATTTACCTCTGAAGTTGTAAGTCCAGGTCATCCAGATAAATGTGCTGATATAATCGCTGATAGCATAGTGGATACTATTTTAACACAAGATCCAAATGGTCGTGTTGCAAGTGAAGTCTTTGTGGCTGGGAAAAATATAGTAATAGGCGGAGAGATAAACTCAAAGGTAAAGCTCTCTTATAAAGACTACGAAAAGATCGTAAAAGATGCTCTTGCACATATCGGATATGATGGAAAGAGTAATTTTACAAAAGAGCAGTGCTTGCATCCAGATGATATTGAGGTTAAAGTCTGCCTAAATCAACAAAGCCCAGATATAAATCAAGGCGTTGATCAAAGTAGTGGCGAGATCGGAGCAGGTGATCAAGGCATCATGTTTGGCTTTGCAAGCTGCGAAGCGAAAGAATTTATGCCTGCAGCTATAACTTATGCAAGAATGCTTTGCGAAAAAGTCTATAAATTTGCCAAGGCAAATCCTGATAGGCTTGGTGTTGATATAAAAACACAAGTTACGATTGATTACGGCAGCAAAGATAACTTTGAAAACTGCAAACCTCAAAGCATCCACACTATTGTCGTATCTGCTCCTTGCGTGGAGAGCATGAAGATAGAAGAGCTTCGCGCACTAATACAAAATTTAATAGACGAAACTGGCCTTCCAAAAGAGCTATATAATAAAGAAAAAACGATCATCTATATAAACCCAACAGGCAGATATGTAAATCATAGCTCGCTTCATGATAGCGGCCTAACAGGCAGAAAACTAATCGTTGATAGCTTTGGCGGATATAGCCCAATAGGTGGTGGCGCTCAGTCAAGTAAGGACTACACAAAGGTTGATCGCAGTGGTCTTTACGCAGCGCGCTGGATAGCTAAAAATATCGTCGCAGCTGGCCTTGCTAAAAAATGTATCGTCCAGATAAGCTACGCGATCGGCGTTGCAAAGCCAACTTCAGTTAGCGTTGATACCATGGGAACTCATGCAAATGGCGTAAATGACGATATGCTTTCAAATTTTGTAAGCGAGCACTTTGCTCTAACGCCTCGCTGGATAACAAATAAATTTGGTCTTGATAAACCAAGCAAAGATACCTTTTTATACGCAAAAGTAGCTGCAAAAGGTCAAGTGGGAAATGCAAAATATCCTTGGGAAAAACTTGATGCAGTCGATACTTTCAAGGCTTTACTAAAAAAATAA
- a CDS encoding apolipoprotein N-acyltransferase: MLKNQRFAWISLFVRFLNGHFSTKIIIKAFVGAFLLSNFIFLSLFENLLLNFISPFLTLTGIGIIINLSRAGFFAAGFFTGILWFYWISFSFIYYELVWLIPFVILFVAIVYGFMFWVASFPSFVVLRAVLLFLVSYVHPFGFNWFKLEATLVLGPFEPSTRGLIFIFLAAISLSLKGKILKFILAFICLVAALQFKSSEAKTLPFDVELINTDVAQRVRWDKSLRMKFTNENLDMINSAVAEQKRLIVLPESAFPLFMTNEPLLVDELKELSKKITIVAGALAYENKQIYNSAFLFQDGTLRRMDKKFLVPFGEEIPLPKFMQDTVNKLFFGGASDFKKAENFSDYEVDGVKIRNAICYEATREELYKGEFEVVVAITNNGWFVPSSEPVLQRLLIKHLATKYNKAVYHSVNSSKSEIIKPKKAFWDEF, translated from the coding sequence ATGTTAAAAAATCAGCGTTTTGCATGGATTTCCTTATTTGTAAGATTTTTAAATGGGCATTTTAGCACTAAAATTATAATAAAAGCCTTTGTCGGTGCTTTTTTGCTTTCCAACTTTATTTTTTTAAGCCTCTTCGAGAATTTGCTATTAAATTTCATCTCACCGTTTCTAACTTTGACTGGAATTGGCATCATCATAAATTTAAGCAGAGCTGGTTTTTTCGCGGCTGGATTTTTCACAGGAATTTTATGGTTTTATTGGATCAGCTTTAGTTTTATCTACTATGAGCTTGTTTGGCTTATACCGTTTGTCATCCTCTTTGTAGCCATTGTTTACGGATTTATGTTTTGGGTAGCCTCTTTTCCCAGTTTTGTCGTGCTAAGAGCTGTTTTACTATTTTTAGTAAGCTACGTTCATCCATTTGGCTTTAACTGGTTTAAACTCGAGGCCACACTTGTTTTAGGGCCTTTTGAGCCAAGCACAAGAGGGCTTATATTTATATTTCTTGCGGCTATTTCTTTGAGTTTAAAAGGTAAAATTTTAAAATTTATTCTAGCTTTTATCTGTCTAGTAGCCGCTTTACAGTTTAAAAGTAGTGAGGCAAAGACTTTGCCATTTGACGTGGAGCTAATAAACACCGATGTCGCTCAAAGGGTGCGCTGGGATAAAAGCTTACGCATGAAATTTACAAATGAAAATTTAGACATGATAAATAGCGCAGTAGCCGAGCAAAAACGCCTTATCGTGCTGCCAGAGAGCGCGTTTCCACTATTTATGACAAATGAGCCGCTACTTGTCGATGAGCTAAAAGAGCTTTCAAAAAAGATAACTATCGTAGCTGGCGCGCTTGCTTATGAAAATAAGCAAATTTATAACTCTGCATTTTTGTTTCAAGATGGCACTCTTAGGCGAATGGATAAGAAATTTTTAGTGCCATTTGGCGAAGAAATTCCTTTACCAAAATTTATGCAAGATACAGTAAATAAGCTATTTTTTGGCGGAGCTAGCGACTTTAAAAAGGCTGAAAATTTTAGCGACTACGAGGTAGATGGAGTAAAAATTAGAAACGCTATCTGCTATGAAGCGACAAGAGAGGAGCTTTATAAGGGCGAATTTGAAGTGGTTGTAGCTATCACAAACAATGGCTGGTTTGTGCCAAGCAGCGAGCCTGTGCTTCAAAGGCTACTAATAAAACACCTTGCCACAAAATACAATAAAGCAGTCTATCACAGCGTAAATAGCTCAAAAAGTGAGATCATAAAGCCTAAAAAAGCGTTTTGGGATGAGTTTTGA